A part of Maridesulfovibrio hydrothermalis AM13 = DSM 14728 genomic DNA contains:
- a CDS encoding argininosuccinate synthase, with the protein MSKIEKVVLAYSGGLDTSIILKWIKNEYNCEVITLTADLGQGEELDGIEEKALSTGASKAFVEDLREEFARDFIFPCFRAGAIYEGRYLLGTSIARPLIAKRMVEIAESEGAQAVAHGATGKGNDQVRFELGAMGMNPRLKNIAPWREWDLKSRTDLMNYAKENGIEIPSTRKKPWSMDANLLHVSFEGSELEDPWNSPSPESYRYCTPIEHAPDEPEVITIDFENGDPIAINGTRFSPAALIEKLNELGGKHGIGRVDMVENRFVGMKSRGVYETPGGTIIHVAHRDLEGLCMDREVMHLRDSLIPKYAEMIYNGYWYAPERVALQAMIDKTQEDITGTVRVKLYKGNVIPEGRKSPYSLYREDLATFEEDEVYDQKDAEGFIKLVGLRLKGKTSSGSNWIKESESCDN; encoded by the coding sequence ATGAGCAAGATTGAAAAAGTAGTATTGGCTTATTCCGGGGGACTTGATACCTCCATTATTTTGAAATGGATCAAAAACGAGTATAACTGCGAAGTCATCACTCTGACTGCTGACCTTGGTCAGGGGGAGGAACTCGACGGCATCGAAGAAAAGGCTCTGAGCACCGGTGCAAGCAAGGCGTTTGTTGAAGACTTGCGTGAAGAGTTTGCACGTGATTTTATTTTTCCCTGCTTCCGCGCCGGGGCCATTTATGAAGGCCGCTACCTGCTCGGAACATCCATTGCGCGCCCTTTGATCGCTAAAAGAATGGTTGAAATCGCTGAAAGCGAAGGCGCACAGGCTGTAGCTCACGGTGCAACCGGAAAAGGTAATGATCAGGTGCGTTTTGAACTCGGGGCTATGGGGATGAATCCCAGACTCAAAAATATTGCTCCTTGGCGTGAGTGGGATCTGAAATCCCGCACCGACCTTATGAATTACGCGAAGGAGAATGGAATTGAAATTCCCTCAACCCGCAAAAAACCATGGTCTATGGATGCCAATCTGCTGCACGTAAGCTTTGAAGGTTCCGAGCTTGAAGATCCTTGGAATTCACCTTCTCCTGAGTCGTACAGATACTGCACTCCAATTGAACACGCTCCTGATGAGCCTGAAGTTATTACCATTGATTTTGAAAACGGTGATCCTATCGCCATCAACGGCACAAGATTCTCTCCGGCAGCACTCATTGAAAAACTCAATGAACTTGGCGGTAAACACGGTATCGGCCGTGTTGATATGGTCGAAAACAGATTTGTAGGTATGAAATCACGCGGGGTATATGAAACACCCGGGGGAACCATCATCCACGTTGCACATCGCGATCTTGAAGGTCTGTGCATGGACCGCGAAGTTATGCATCTCAGAGACAGCCTGATCCCCAAGTATGCTGAAATGATATACAACGGGTACTGGTATGCTCCTGAGCGTGTTGCGCTTCAGGCCATGATCGACAAGACTCAGGAAGATATCACCGGTACTGTACGGGTAAAACTCTACAAAGGTAATGTTATCCCTGAAGGACGTAAATCTCCTTACTCCCTGTATCGCGAAGATCTCGCAACTTTCGAAGAAGACGAAGTGTATGATCAGAAGGATGCTGAAGGTTTTATCAAACTTGTAGGTCTAAGACTCAAGGGTAAAACTTCATCAGGCAGTAACTGGATCAAAGAAAGCGAAAGCTGCGATAACTGA
- the argF gene encoding ornithine carbamoyltransferase — MIRHFLKINDIPRSELGQVLLRAKELKDKKIRNNALEGKTIIMIFEKASTRTRVSFDVAIEQLGGHSIFMTPAESQLGRSEPLEDTAQVLSRYADALVVRTFGQRKVRTLAQNASIPVINALTDRYHPCQVMSDMLTIYERTPDLNNVQVAWVGDGNNMAHSWINAAIYFPFYLTMAFPKGYEPDHDILSRALSMGAKINLSYDPVDAVKGAHYVNTDVFASMGQEDEQKKREMAFLAYQVNDKLLEHADPDCKVMHCLPAHRGEEVTAEVLDGPRSIIFDQAENRLHMQKAILEWAINGIEVDLEAVSQLLGPVQAVPHMHTIE, encoded by the coding sequence ATGATCAGACATTTTCTGAAAATAAATGATATTCCCCGTTCAGAACTCGGACAGGTCCTGCTTAGAGCAAAAGAGCTTAAGGATAAGAAAATCAGGAATAATGCCCTTGAGGGTAAAACTATTATCATGATTTTTGAAAAAGCCTCTACAAGAACCCGGGTTTCTTTCGACGTGGCCATTGAGCAGCTCGGCGGCCATTCAATTTTCATGACTCCGGCAGAGTCTCAACTGGGCAGAAGCGAGCCGCTTGAAGATACCGCACAGGTTCTTTCCCGCTACGCCGATGCTCTGGTTGTAAGAACTTTCGGTCAGCGCAAAGTGCGCACTCTTGCCCAGAATGCTTCCATTCCGGTCATCAACGCCCTTACTGACAGATATCACCCCTGTCAGGTTATGAGTGATATGCTGACTATTTATGAAAGAACTCCTGATCTTAATAATGTTCAGGTCGCATGGGTTGGTGACGGCAATAATATGGCTCATTCATGGATCAATGCCGCTATTTATTTTCCGTTCTACCTGACTATGGCTTTTCCTAAAGGATATGAGCCTGACCATGATATTCTTTCCCGCGCACTGTCTATGGGCGCGAAAATCAACCTGAGCTATGATCCGGTTGATGCCGTTAAAGGCGCACACTACGTAAATACCGATGTTTTTGCCTCTATGGGGCAGGAAGATGAGCAGAAGAAACGTGAAATGGCGTTCCTTGCGTATCAGGTTAATGATAAACTGCTTGAGCATGCTGACCCTGATTGCAAGGTTATGCATTGTTTGCCTGCCCACAGAGGTGAAGAAGTTACCGCAGAAGTTCTGGACGGTCCAAGATCAATCATTTTTGATCAGGCTGAGAACAGACTGCACATGCAGAAAGCAATCCTTGAATGGGCGATCAACGGCATTGAAGTTGATCTCGAAGCTGTATCCCAGCTTCTCGGACCTGTTCAGGCTGTTCCACATATGCACACCATTGAGTAA
- the ybeY gene encoding rRNA maturation RNase YbeY: MTLSLSIECIPDANFPVTRRELHHMAGLLLETLGLSGFDFELKIVNDAAIAEINEEFLGCVGPTNVLSFPFSETPDLKQNNFLGEIVLSVDTLSRETRLYGQLPQEHTVRLLAHALLHLAGYDHGPEMYSLTDNAVESVAPVFRQRTVGWHS; this comes from the coding sequence GTGACGCTGAGTCTGAGTATAGAATGCATACCTGATGCGAATTTTCCCGTTACCAGACGGGAGTTGCACCATATGGCAGGATTGCTTCTTGAAACACTTGGCCTTTCCGGCTTTGACTTTGAATTAAAAATAGTCAATGATGCTGCCATTGCAGAGATTAATGAAGAGTTTCTGGGATGCGTGGGGCCGACTAACGTGCTCAGTTTTCCTTTTTCAGAGACTCCTGATCTCAAGCAGAACAATTTTCTAGGAGAAATAGTTTTGTCTGTGGATACACTTTCCCGTGAAACGAGGCTCTACGGTCAATTACCGCAGGAGCACACTGTAAGGTTGCTGGCTCACGCTCTGCTGCACCTTGCCGGATATGATCACGGTCCTGAAATGTATTCTCTTACAGATAATGCTGTTGAATCTGTTGCACCTGTTTTCAGACAGCGAACAGTGGGTTGGCACAGCTGA
- a CDS encoding PhoH family protein yields the protein MDDKEKIHVKLEFDNVGLASVLFGAQNANLDLISRQSCVRIESRGNSLHLIAESEELIDPVAKSFNQLYAVLKSGKEVFPQDVEAAYRILCRDPGADLIKIFRDELFAVSSKKTLTPRTLTQRAYFSAIRDNDMVFSIGPAGTGKTYLAVAMAVYALQRKEVKKIILTRPAVEAGEKLGFLPGDLVDKVNPYMRPLYDALYDMLDYAKVQDMIEENIIEIAPLAFMRGRTLSNAFVILDEAQNTTPEQMKMFITRLGFGSKAVITGDITQIDLPGKAPSGLVEATHILKNVDGINFIKFEDTDVVRHPLVARIVKAYDSYDCKGN from the coding sequence ATGGATGACAAAGAAAAAATACATGTAAAGCTTGAGTTCGATAATGTAGGGTTGGCAAGTGTGCTCTTCGGGGCGCAAAATGCCAATCTTGATCTTATCTCCCGCCAGTCGTGCGTCAGGATCGAAAGCAGAGGGAACTCTTTGCATCTTATCGCAGAAAGCGAAGAGCTGATTGATCCGGTCGCCAAGTCTTTCAATCAGCTGTATGCTGTACTCAAGTCCGGAAAAGAGGTTTTTCCGCAGGATGTTGAAGCTGCGTATAGAATCCTTTGTCGTGATCCGGGAGCGGATCTTATAAAGATCTTTCGCGATGAACTTTTTGCGGTATCATCTAAGAAGACACTCACTCCCCGTACTTTGACCCAGCGGGCGTATTTCTCTGCCATTCGCGACAATGATATGGTTTTCTCCATCGGGCCTGCCGGCACGGGGAAAACGTATCTTGCTGTTGCTATGGCTGTTTACGCTTTGCAGCGTAAAGAGGTTAAAAAAATTATTCTCACCCGCCCGGCTGTTGAGGCTGGAGAAAAGCTGGGCTTTTTGCCCGGTGATCTGGTTGATAAGGTCAATCCTTATATGCGTCCGCTTTATGATGCCTTATATGATATGCTCGATTATGCAAAAGTGCAGGATATGATTGAAGAAAATATCATTGAAATTGCACCGCTGGCTTTCATGCGCGGGCGGACGCTCAGTAATGCATTTGTCATTTTAGATGAAGCGCAGAATACTACTCCCGAACAGATGAAAATGTTCATCACTCGTCTGGGATTCGGTTCTAAGGCGGTTATTACCGGAGATATCACTCAGATCGATTTGCCGGGAAAAGCTCCTTCCGGACTGGTTGAGGCCACCCATATTCTGAAAAATGTGGATGGAATAAATTTTATAAAGTTTGAAGATACTGACGTGGTCAGGCATCCGCTGGTGGCCCGCATTGTTAAAGCCTATGACTCTTATGATTGTAAGGGGAATTAA
- a CDS encoding response regulator, with translation MPRILVVDDDPISRQVLRAMLEKEGHVVSEAEDGSKAIQNYDSALIDLVITDIFMPEKEGVQTVRELMKENPDVKIIAVSGGSSSANYDSLDWIKMFGVKYTFTKPFNSKAILAAVDDLLSQ, from the coding sequence ATGCCCCGGATTCTCGTCGTTGATGATGACCCCATTTCACGGCAGGTGCTTCGGGCAATGCTGGAGAAAGAAGGTCATGTTGTCTCGGAAGCTGAGGATGGCTCTAAAGCCATACAGAACTATGACAGTGCTTTGATAGATCTGGTCATTACTGATATTTTCATGCCGGAAAAAGAAGGAGTGCAGACTGTCAGAGAGTTGATGAAAGAAAACCCGGATGTAAAAATTATTGCTGTTTCCGGCGGCAGTTCCTCTGCGAATTATGATTCGCTTGACTGGATTAAAATGTTCGGGGTGAAATATACTTTCACCAAGCCTTTTAATTCAAAAGCTATACTGGCTGCTGTTGATGATCTTCTTTCGCAGTAG
- a CDS encoding THUMP domain-containing class I SAM-dependent RNA methyltransferase has protein sequence MLDFERKSVVLVTCPKGFSPYLSDEMSRMGFKIRNELHAGVETKASLNECMRLNLWVRSGHRVLYQLKKFKAETPDQMYDQVKEMVWEKIITPDGYLTITSSVITETINDSRFANVKVKDAIVDRIREKFGRRPSSGPDMSGVIVFLYWRDDECIIYLDTSGVPLSRRGYRKLPHKAPLQETLAASLIKAAEWYGRGNFISPMCGSGTLAIEAALIALNGAPGLMREDFAFKKLPGYNEEYWDNLCIEAEDRERKKIDGRIIATDLDPEAVEAARKNARAAGVEHHIEFEVCDFRETPIPEGRGVVMMNPEYGERMGSRTKLEKIYSAIGDYFKNKCQGYKGYVFTGNMELAKFIGLKTTRRMMFYNAKIECRLLEYEIFKGSNKKRY, from the coding sequence TTCATGCCGGAGTTGAAACCAAAGCTTCACTAAATGAATGCATGCGCCTTAATCTCTGGGTGCGCAGCGGACACAGGGTTCTGTATCAGCTCAAAAAATTCAAAGCCGAAACTCCTGATCAGATGTATGATCAGGTTAAAGAGATGGTCTGGGAAAAAATTATTACTCCGGACGGCTATCTTACAATTACTTCATCTGTCATTACCGAGACAATTAATGATTCCCGTTTTGCCAATGTGAAAGTAAAGGATGCCATTGTTGACCGCATTCGCGAGAAGTTTGGAAGGCGACCTTCTTCCGGCCCTGATATGTCTGGCGTTATAGTCTTTTTGTACTGGCGTGATGACGAGTGTATAATATATCTGGATACTTCCGGCGTGCCTCTTTCACGTCGTGGCTATAGAAAACTGCCTCATAAGGCTCCTTTGCAGGAAACCCTTGCTGCCAGCCTGATAAAGGCTGCAGAGTGGTATGGGCGGGGCAATTTCATCTCCCCCATGTGCGGCAGTGGAACACTTGCTATTGAAGCGGCCCTGATCGCTCTTAACGGTGCTCCGGGCCTTATGCGTGAGGATTTCGCTTTTAAAAAACTTCCTGGTTACAATGAAGAGTACTGGGATAATCTATGCATAGAAGCTGAGGACCGTGAACGTAAAAAGATAGACGGCAGAATCATTGCCACCGACCTTGACCCGGAAGCTGTTGAAGCTGCCAGAAAGAATGCCCGCGCAGCCGGAGTAGAACATCATATCGAATTCGAAGTTTGCGATTTCAGAGAAACACCTATCCCTGAAGGCAGGGGAGTGGTTATGATGAATCCTGAGTATGGTGAACGCATGGGCAGCAGAACAAAGCTTGAGAAAATCTATTCTGCTATTGGCGATTACTTTAAAAACAAATGTCAGGGTTATAAGGGATATGTCTTCACTGGTAATATGGAGCTTGCAAAATTTATTGGGCTTAAAACGACTCGCCGCATGATGTTTTACAATGCCAAAATAGAATGCCGCCTTCTTGAGTATGAAATTTTTAAGGGCAGTAATAAAAAACGTTATTAG